The following proteins are co-located in the Dyadobacter chenwenxiniae genome:
- a CDS encoding CheR family methyltransferase codes for MAVLEYTQLEELIIRIRDISGFDFSGYARPSLLRRAGRYLAKHDMDLVGLLEHIEPGGSIVYELIQELTVNYSEMFRDPEYFKRVRTEVFGYLESYPALRFWVAGCASGEEAFSMAIMLKEAGLLSRSLIYATDLSNKVLASAREGVFTLGNTRTFSESYMLAGGKHSLSDYYHVAYNQAVISPELRRNIVFSLHDLTGDGVFNEFQFISCRNVMIYFTLELRQHVFRLLYDSLSMLGFLCLGKRETLRYSGLEAHFKVIDSKLNIYQKIK; via the coding sequence ATGGCAGTACTAGAATATACCCAGCTCGAAGAATTGATCATCCGCATCCGTGATATCTCCGGTTTCGATTTTTCCGGTTATGCACGGCCTTCGCTGCTGAGAAGGGCCGGGCGTTATCTTGCAAAACATGATATGGACCTCGTCGGGCTCCTAGAGCACATTGAACCCGGCGGAAGCATTGTGTATGAGCTCATCCAGGAACTTACGGTTAATTACTCAGAAATGTTCCGCGATCCCGAATATTTCAAAAGGGTCAGGACAGAAGTTTTCGGTTACCTGGAATCCTATCCGGCGTTGCGGTTCTGGGTTGCCGGTTGTGCATCCGGCGAAGAAGCATTCTCCATGGCCATCATGCTGAAAGAAGCGGGACTGCTGAGCCGCTCGCTGATATACGCCACCGATCTGAGCAACAAAGTGCTTGCTTCGGCAAGAGAGGGCGTCTTTACGCTCGGAAACACAAGGACATTCTCAGAAAGTTATATGCTGGCAGGCGGCAAGCATTCCCTGTCCGATTATTACCACGTTGCTTATAACCAGGCAGTTATTTCGCCTGAACTTAGAAGAAACATTGTTTTTTCATTACACGATCTTACGGGCGACGGTGTTTTTAATGAATTCCAGTTTATCAGCTGCCGCAATGTGATGATTTATTTTACGCTGGAATTGAGGCAGCATGTTTTCCGGCTGTTGTACGATAGCCTGAGCATGTTAGGCTTTCTTTGTTTGGGGAAACGAGAGACTTTGCGTTATTCGGGGCTTGAAGCTCATTTCAAGGTAATCGATAGTAAACTGAACATTTATCAGAAAATAAAATGA
- a CDS encoding response regulator: protein MRISFQQQILFGIIFSIVLVVVVGLTSYNAIRMQQENTGWVNHTREVMANSTSVRNRLLTAESNLRGFAITGNVTFENNYRAAVDNVWSQLEAMRRLVRDNKRQVGRLDTLTPLIQVRLDLMSEQYEILKSGSYRPDTVKSIILKGKVLSSQIDFVFKRIENEEVGLLEEREQEAAESSTRATRYILFGTLAFLCVIFLLYYFIRTTYNAQIASENETIKANKQLEQLSVEDQEKNWILNHAVALAEAIRGEPTQHELARKLLSKLVEVTGSPVGTMYLVNRTGEQLELASSYGIDGSVCVPEAIVLGKGLLGQMAADRVSIKKISVPAGYLKIASTTGSADPAVVYIKTIAFEGAITAVMEVGYLNDPGEKVSKLLEMVSDNVAVAVMAAHARQTTNELLEKTQLQAEELESQQEELRVTNEELIRQTSLLQVSEEELRVQQEELKQINTELEEKAFMLEEQKSTIEETRDQIQIKADELEKSGRFKSEFLANMSHELRTPLNSILILSRILGENKGARLNEEEQRYASVIFNSGNDLLTLINDILDLAKVESGKIELIYEQVNTELLVSEIRNTFQKIAENKGLNLKIEKAPSCPDILFVDQVRLLQIIRNLVSNAVKFTSAPGTVSVNIRQESSHLFFEVSDTGIGIAPEKQQSIFEAFQQADGSTSRKYGGTGLGLSISRELANLFQGSISLKSEAGVGSTFTLKIPVKNEVENSGEIEVPVEVVKAAEPVKPTQAYDNGKAHRLLLVEDDEIFAADMYAKARESGFEVVVAETGKKAMELVLSFRPTAIILDMHLPDMSGDEVLKALKADSITSSIPVHTVSSGSYLDMDMVKEGAIGFMQKPVDEKSAEHIFTLLKLESGKTEKQKIMLVEDDQYQSKYLGDFLTANNFFVLYAFSGAEAMSILNTETVNGIILDIRLSDMNGLDFLDQIKKNPAWSAVPVVVNTAEDLNQADLTRVMKYAHPVVMKTRKSNERLLDEVKLFLKNIQPKTVKAPEKREAFSNPVVHAENVFLGRKILLADDDMRNIFALSAVLEEAGFKIEIATNGREAIEKLEAAPEIDLVLMDVMMPEMDGIEATRKIREVNRWANLPIIAVTAKAMQGDREQCLAAGANDYISKPVDVDKLLALIKVWLHSS from the coding sequence ATGCGCATCTCTTTCCAGCAACAGATTTTATTTGGAATAATCTTCTCCATTGTCCTCGTTGTTGTCGTCGGGCTTACCTCTTATAATGCGATCAGGATGCAGCAGGAAAACACCGGCTGGGTCAATCACACGAGAGAAGTCATGGCCAACTCCACTTCTGTCAGAAACCGGTTACTTACAGCAGAATCCAACCTCCGGGGATTTGCAATTACAGGAAATGTAACCTTCGAGAACAATTACCGCGCTGCTGTTGACAATGTTTGGTCACAACTTGAGGCCATGCGCAGGTTGGTAAGAGATAACAAGAGGCAAGTGGGCCGCCTGGATACGCTTACGCCATTGATACAAGTGCGTTTGGATCTGATGTCGGAGCAATATGAAATACTGAAATCCGGAAGTTACCGGCCCGATACGGTCAAATCGATCATTCTGAAAGGAAAAGTGCTTTCTTCTCAGATTGATTTTGTATTCAAAAGGATAGAGAATGAAGAGGTGGGGCTGCTTGAAGAACGGGAACAGGAGGCAGCTGAAAGCTCTACCCGTGCAACCCGGTACATTCTTTTCGGAACGCTGGCATTTCTGTGCGTCATCTTCCTGCTCTACTATTTTATAAGAACAACTTATAATGCACAAATCGCTTCGGAGAACGAAACAATCAAGGCCAATAAACAACTCGAACAGCTTTCGGTTGAAGACCAGGAGAAAAACTGGATCTTAAACCATGCCGTTGCGCTTGCCGAGGCGATCCGCGGTGAGCCAACACAGCATGAACTGGCCAGAAAGCTATTGAGCAAGCTCGTTGAAGTGACCGGTTCGCCAGTAGGAACAATGTATCTCGTTAACCGAACAGGTGAGCAATTGGAACTTGCCAGCAGTTACGGAATAGACGGATCGGTGTGCGTGCCTGAGGCGATCGTTTTAGGTAAAGGGCTGCTCGGACAAATGGCCGCGGACCGGGTTAGCATTAAAAAAATCTCCGTACCAGCAGGATACCTTAAAATTGCGAGCACAACAGGAAGCGCAGATCCGGCAGTGGTTTATATCAAAACCATTGCATTCGAAGGTGCGATAACGGCAGTGATGGAAGTGGGATATTTGAATGATCCCGGCGAAAAAGTATCCAAACTGTTGGAAATGGTTTCGGACAATGTTGCCGTTGCCGTCATGGCGGCGCACGCACGCCAGACCACAAACGAGTTACTCGAAAAAACCCAGTTACAAGCTGAGGAACTGGAAAGCCAGCAGGAAGAGCTTCGCGTTACGAACGAGGAGCTCATTCGCCAGACATCGCTCTTGCAAGTTTCCGAAGAAGAACTGAGGGTGCAGCAGGAAGAATTGAAACAGATCAATACAGAGCTGGAAGAGAAAGCTTTTATGCTTGAAGAGCAGAAGAGCACCATTGAGGAAACCCGGGACCAGATACAGATCAAAGCCGACGAACTGGAAAAAAGCGGCAGGTTTAAAAGTGAGTTCCTGGCCAACATGAGCCATGAATTAAGGACGCCGCTTAACAGCATTCTGATCCTGTCCAGGATTTTGGGGGAAAACAAAGGGGCGAGACTGAATGAAGAAGAACAACGTTACGCCTCGGTTATTTTTAATTCAGGAAACGACCTTTTGACGCTTATTAATGATATTCTGGACCTTGCCAAAGTAGAATCGGGCAAGATCGAACTGATATACGAGCAGGTTAATACCGAGCTTCTGGTGTCTGAAATCAGGAATACATTCCAGAAAATTGCTGAGAACAAAGGATTAAACCTTAAAATAGAAAAAGCGCCATCCTGTCCGGATATTTTGTTTGTGGATCAGGTCCGGTTGTTGCAGATCATCCGTAACCTGGTTTCCAATGCGGTGAAATTCACGTCTGCGCCGGGCACCGTTTCGGTGAACATTCGTCAGGAATCTTCCCACTTGTTCTTTGAGGTTTCCGACACGGGCATCGGAATTGCGCCTGAAAAACAGCAATCTATATTTGAAGCATTCCAGCAGGCCGACGGTTCCACGAGCCGGAAATATGGCGGAACAGGTCTGGGGTTGTCGATCAGCCGCGAGCTGGCCAATCTTTTCCAGGGCTCTATCTCTCTAAAAAGTGAAGCAGGTGTAGGATCCACATTCACGCTCAAGATTCCCGTAAAAAACGAGGTCGAAAATTCAGGAGAAATCGAGGTGCCTGTGGAAGTTGTTAAGGCGGCGGAGCCGGTTAAGCCAACCCAGGCATATGACAATGGCAAAGCACATCGCCTGCTGTTGGTAGAAGACGATGAAATATTCGCAGCCGATATGTACGCAAAAGCGCGTGAAAGCGGGTTTGAGGTTGTTGTCGCAGAAACCGGTAAGAAAGCCATGGAGCTCGTTTTGAGTTTCCGGCCCACGGCTATCATTCTCGATATGCATTTGCCGGATATGTCCGGGGATGAAGTTTTAAAAGCGCTTAAAGCCGATTCGATAACCAGTTCTATTCCAGTTCACACGGTTTCGTCCGGCTCATATCTGGACATGGATATGGTGAAGGAAGGCGCGATCGGTTTTATGCAAAAGCCGGTGGACGAGAAATCGGCAGAACACATTTTTACTTTGCTCAAACTGGAATCCGGCAAAACGGAAAAGCAAAAGATCATGCTCGTTGAAGACGATCAGTATCAAAGCAAATATCTAGGCGATTTCCTGACTGCCAACAACTTTTTTGTACTCTATGCATTTTCAGGAGCGGAAGCAATGTCCATTCTTAATACAGAAACGGTTAACGGCATCATTCTCGACATCCGGCTTTCCGATATGAACGGACTGGATTTTCTGGATCAGATTAAGAAGAACCCTGCATGGAGCGCAGTGCCGGTGGTTGTGAACACGGCCGAAGATCTCAATCAGGCTGACCTGACAAGGGTCATGAAATATGCGCATCCGGTTGTGATGAAGACAAGGAAGTCCAATGAACGTTTATTGGATGAGGTGAAACTGTTCCTCAAAAATATTCAGCCTAAAACGGTTAAAGCACCCGAAAAACGGGAGGCATTCAGCAATCCGGTGGTTCATGCCGAAAACGTATTTTTAGGTAGAAAAATCCTCCTTGCCGACGATGATATGCGGAACATTTTCGCATTAAGCGCGGTGTTGGAAGAGGCTGGTTTTAAGATAGAAATCGCCACAAACGGAAGAGAAGCCATTGAAAAGCTGGAAGCTGCACCGGAAATCGACCTCGTGCTGATGGACGTGATGATGCCGGAAATGGATGGGATAGAAGCCACGCGCAAGATCCGGGAAGTGAACAGATGGGCCAACCTGCCGATTATTGCGGTCACCGCCAAAGCCATGCAGGGAGACCGGGAACAGTGTCTCGCTGCTGGCGCAAACGACTACATTTCAAAGCCGGTAGACGTGGATAAGCTGCTTGCTTTAATCAAGGTGTGGTTGCATTCCTCGTAA
- a CDS encoding UvrD-helicase domain-containing protein codes for MFKVYSSSAGSGKTYTLTKEYLKLALHSNSDTYFRHILAVTFTNAAANEMKDRILLMLRVFSDSFNSDAVPPPMLRDVVTEMYPDTLQDNTLFEGACQLIAGRAQLVFRQILHRYSDFSVMTIDKFTQRLISSFTDELGIPFIFETQLDSDLLDDAVDRLLARIGQDGEEVLTEIVEKYYLESAEEGKSWGSLPMQIRGTAGTLLSEQSYMQMKRVEDLKMQDWIAIRKQMRTFVREREAYVTKLSKQALELIQSTFLTEKDFHQGGRGIYGYFRDRAEEKKRWAEPNSYVYKTIGEGVWYGAKAPVLIKDEIEKVRTDLENYFHQIENVRSSESQKITLYGLLDRHIYNLSLLGEIRKEFDALLKQNNQVHISDFNRKIVEIVAREPVPFIFERLGERYNHILVDEFQDTSKLQFANLLPLIENALSGGFFNLIVGDAKQSIYRFRGGDMDLILHLATSQVMALANVLGNNSYNAERLLSIDNYLDVNHLKVNRRSRREITDFNNKFFAFVAETVGAENMLIQDVYDQNFQQEIPESVPSGGHVEIEFLEMHEDSDDTDEGNPADSIVKRSLELVTELRAQGYDWRDMAILCRKKKEATALASTLKEAGLPLISDDALSLGYSRSVHFIISFMKVLLSADHRLARYEAAYLFHHVIRRENPAAGEYEQIRILCEESGLDTFLEYFKKWNINLSSFRMRQLSVFELSEQLMQRFGLFENHFENEYLFRFLDVVLDFGNRKSNHLGDFLTYWESARHKLSITIPDETDAIRITTIHKSKGLEYPVVIVPYAHWKVTPNAKLDRLWIDLDEVDYEELTLAGEPGYAPKKLRSSMVSVVKDLENTAITTQYTDERTRTLVENLNLLYVAFTRPVQRLYILAKRERRWESGQQVSNWLQNYLAQQDFEPAWNESESKYIIADGHSALMHAHRKSDAQPFVLNHILSNDRTESLRLRRMADRIFDVETFEPKHDRLQKIRYLLTRLKTISDLPLALDRLVGEGIFTKSETAEIEAQTIDLLNDPDLLSLYQDVSKVQTNKELLIPGGTLLHIDRVVEQADGEFIFMSFVGGSNADEPRRHLRKLIKTYEGAGRRCRGVLITLENELVEWISVKGNE; via the coding sequence GTGTTTAAGGTTTATAGCTCATCAGCAGGGTCGGGTAAGACGTATACGCTTACAAAAGAGTATCTTAAACTCGCCCTGCACTCGAATTCAGACACATATTTCAGGCATATCCTGGCTGTAACATTCACCAATGCCGCAGCCAATGAAATGAAAGACCGCATCCTGCTTATGCTGCGGGTCTTTTCCGATTCTTTCAATTCCGACGCCGTTCCCCCTCCCATGCTGCGTGATGTGGTGACGGAAATGTATCCGGATACACTTCAAGACAATACACTTTTTGAAGGCGCCTGTCAGCTCATCGCAGGCCGGGCGCAGCTTGTTTTCAGGCAGATCCTGCACCGTTACTCTGACTTTTCGGTGATGACCATCGACAAGTTTACACAGCGGCTTATCAGCAGTTTTACGGACGAGCTCGGCATACCATTTATTTTTGAAACGCAGCTGGACAGCGATCTGCTGGACGACGCGGTGGATCGTTTGCTGGCGCGAATCGGGCAGGATGGTGAAGAAGTGCTTACGGAAATTGTTGAAAAATATTATCTTGAAAGTGCCGAGGAGGGCAAAAGCTGGGGCAGCTTACCCATGCAGATCCGCGGCACGGCAGGCACATTGCTGAGTGAGCAAAGCTACATGCAGATGAAGCGTGTGGAAGATCTCAAAATGCAGGACTGGATCGCAATCCGTAAGCAGATGCGCACTTTTGTCCGTGAACGCGAGGCGTACGTAACAAAGTTATCGAAGCAGGCTCTTGAATTAATACAATCCACTTTCCTTACTGAAAAAGATTTTCACCAGGGCGGCCGCGGCATCTATGGTTATTTCCGTGATCGTGCCGAAGAGAAAAAGCGCTGGGCGGAACCCAATTCCTACGTTTACAAAACCATTGGTGAAGGCGTTTGGTATGGGGCCAAAGCACCCGTTCTGATCAAAGACGAGATCGAGAAGGTAAGGACCGATCTTGAAAATTACTTTCACCAGATCGAAAATGTGCGGAGCTCTGAATCGCAGAAGATCACATTATACGGCCTGCTGGACAGGCATATTTATAATTTGTCGCTGCTGGGTGAGATCAGGAAGGAATTTGATGCGCTTCTGAAACAAAATAACCAGGTCCATATTTCTGATTTTAACAGGAAAATCGTTGAAATCGTAGCACGGGAGCCTGTTCCGTTTATTTTTGAAAGGCTGGGAGAGCGGTATAACCACATTCTGGTTGATGAATTTCAGGACACTTCCAAGCTGCAATTTGCCAATCTGCTTCCTTTGATCGAGAATGCATTGTCCGGCGGATTTTTCAATTTGATCGTTGGCGACGCCAAGCAATCCATTTACCGATTCAGGGGCGGTGATATGGATCTTATTTTACATCTCGCTACCAGCCAGGTGATGGCGCTGGCCAATGTGCTGGGCAACAATTCGTATAATGCAGAGCGGTTACTTAGCATTGATAATTATCTGGATGTAAATCACCTGAAAGTAAATCGCAGGAGCCGTCGCGAAATAACCGATTTCAATAATAAATTTTTCGCATTTGTTGCCGAAACGGTTGGTGCGGAAAATATGCTCATTCAGGACGTTTATGACCAGAATTTTCAGCAGGAAATTCCGGAAAGTGTGCCCAGTGGCGGCCACGTCGAAATCGAGTTCCTGGAAATGCACGAAGATAGTGATGATACGGACGAAGGCAATCCCGCAGACAGCATTGTGAAGCGTTCGCTCGAACTGGTGACGGAGCTCAGGGCACAAGGATATGACTGGCGGGATATGGCCATTTTGTGTAGAAAAAAAAAGGAAGCCACGGCGTTGGCCAGCACATTGAAGGAAGCCGGACTTCCCTTGATTTCGGACGATGCACTTTCGCTGGGTTACTCGCGTTCCGTGCATTTTATTATCTCGTTCATGAAAGTGCTGCTCAGCGCCGATCATCGGCTGGCACGTTACGAAGCTGCTTATCTCTTTCACCACGTTATCAGGCGGGAAAATCCCGCAGCGGGTGAATACGAGCAGATCCGCATCTTGTGCGAAGAAAGCGGTTTGGATACTTTTTTGGAATATTTTAAAAAATGGAACATTAACCTGAGTTCTTTTCGGATGCGGCAACTGTCTGTTTTCGAGCTGAGCGAGCAGTTGATGCAGCGTTTCGGGTTGTTTGAAAACCATTTCGAAAACGAATATTTGTTCCGTTTCCTGGATGTAGTGCTGGATTTTGGCAACAGAAAAAGCAATCATCTGGGCGATTTTCTCACTTATTGGGAATCCGCCAGGCACAAACTTTCGATCACAATCCCTGACGAAACCGACGCGATCCGCATAACCACCATTCACAAATCCAAAGGACTTGAATATCCGGTTGTGATCGTGCCTTATGCGCATTGGAAGGTTACGCCTAATGCCAAGCTGGACCGTCTCTGGATTGATCTGGACGAAGTGGACTATGAAGAACTTACATTGGCAGGCGAGCCCGGTTATGCGCCGAAAAAGCTTCGCAGCTCCATGGTTTCCGTGGTAAAAGATCTGGAAAACACGGCGATAACTACGCAGTATACAGATGAGCGAACACGCACATTGGTCGAAAATCTCAACTTGCTTTATGTAGCTTTTACGCGGCCCGTGCAGCGTTTATATATTTTGGCAAAAAGGGAGCGGCGGTGGGAATCCGGCCAGCAGGTGAGCAACTGGCTGCAAAATTATCTCGCGCAACAGGACTTTGAACCTGCATGGAATGAAAGCGAATCCAAATACATTATTGCCGACGGTCACAGCGCCCTCATGCACGCACACAGGAAATCGGATGCGCAGCCATTTGTATTAAACCATATTCTCAGCAATGACCGCACCGAATCATTGCGCCTCAGAAGAATGGCAGACCGGATTTTTGACGTGGAAACATTTGAACCTAAGCACGATCGCTTACAAAAGATCCGCTATCTGCTCACACGCCTTAAAACCATTTCGGATTTGCCGCTTGCGCTGGATCGATTGGTAGGCGAAGGGATTTTTACAAAATCGGAAACAGCTGAAATTGAGGCGCAAACAATTGATTTGCTGAATGATCCCGACTTGCTGAGCCTTTACCAGGACGTAAGCAAAGTGCAGACAAACAAGGAATTGCTCATTCCCGGCGGTACGTTGCTTCACATTGACCGTGTTGTTGAGCAGGCCGATGGCGAGTTCATTTTCATGTCATTTGTAGGCGGAAGTAATGCGGATGAACCCCGCAGGCACTTACGGAAACTGATCAAAACGTATGAGGGTGCCGGTAGGCGATGCCGGGGCGTGCTGATCACGTTGGAAAATGAACTGGTGGAGTGGATTTCTGTCAAAGGCAATGAATAG
- the hisC gene encoding histidinol-phosphate transaminase: MKNTFDLNKILRPHILSLAPYSSARDEYTGHSGIFLDANENPYGSVTEENYNRYPDPYQAEIKHKLAPIKNISVDRIFLGNGSDEPIDLLTRATCTPSQDHVIILPPTYGMYEVSASIHDVIIDKVSLTADYQIDVEAVLNAVTPKTKIIWICSPNNPTGNVMQADAIRTVLESFDGLVVVDEAYIDFTDTPSWVRHLDQYPNLVVLQTFSKAWGLAGIRVGMCFASPELIRILNKIKPPYNISLPAQKALLEGLEGIAKKDKMITEILKERTFLCNMLTDLSLVIKVHATDANFLLVQFDEAKAIMDYLIREEIIVRDRSRVHLCDGCLRITVGTREENEALIESLKKYQQKSVAA, from the coding sequence ATGAAAAATACATTCGACCTTAATAAAATCCTTCGCCCGCACATTCTTTCTCTGGCACCTTATTCTTCGGCCCGGGATGAATATACGGGGCATTCGGGCATATTCCTGGATGCAAACGAAAATCCGTATGGATCGGTAACGGAGGAAAATTATAACCGTTATCCCGACCCGTATCAGGCCGAAATCAAGCACAAGCTGGCACCCATCAAGAACATTAGCGTTGACCGCATTTTTCTGGGGAACGGCAGCGACGAGCCCATCGATCTGCTTACCAGGGCAACCTGCACGCCTAGCCAGGACCACGTTATAATTTTGCCGCCAACTTACGGAATGTACGAAGTAAGTGCTTCTATCCACGACGTGATCATTGATAAGGTGTCATTAACGGCTGATTATCAGATCGATGTAGAGGCGGTGTTGAATGCGGTCACGCCAAAGACAAAGATCATCTGGATATGTTCTCCCAACAATCCGACAGGCAATGTCATGCAGGCTGACGCCATCCGCACAGTCTTGGAAAGCTTTGACGGCCTGGTGGTTGTGGATGAAGCTTACATTGATTTTACAGACACGCCATCCTGGGTCCGGCATCTGGATCAATATCCAAATCTGGTGGTGCTGCAAACATTCTCCAAAGCCTGGGGACTTGCGGGGATCCGTGTCGGAATGTGCTTCGCAAGTCCCGAGCTGATCCGCATCCTGAACAAGATCAAACCGCCTTATAATATCAGCCTGCCTGCTCAGAAAGCATTATTGGAAGGTCTGGAAGGAATTGCTAAAAAAGATAAAATGATCACAGAAATTCTGAAAGAAAGGACTTTTTTGTGTAACATGTTAACCGATTTATCGTTGGTGATAAAAGTGCATGCAACAGATGCCAATTTCCTGCTGGTTCAGTTTGATGAAGCAAAGGCCATCATGGATTATCTGATCCGTGAAGAGATTATCGTCAGAGACCGGTCGCGCGTTCACCTGTGTGACGGATGTTTGCGAATTACGGTCGGAACACGGGAAGAAAATGAAGCCTTAATTGAGTCATTAAAAAAATACCAACAGAAAAGTGTAGCTGCTTAG
- the hisD gene encoding histidinol dehydrogenase: protein MNIIPFPERDQWPALLARPVQEAQDIEAKVNPILEKVRKEGDKGIKELALKFDKTVLDNIAFTETELTGAADKLDEALKQAIGQAYQNIYKFHEAQLQAPEKIETMPGVTCWRKSVGIEKVGIYIPGGSAPLFSTVLMLGIPARIAGCKEVVLCTPSDHPAILYAAQLVGVTKAFRIGGAQAIAAMAYGTESVPKVYKIFGPGNQYVTTAKMLISKEGIAIDMPAGPSEVAVYADDTAIPAFVAADLLSQAEHGPDSQVLLVSTSKKLLASVNLTLSSQMDKLPRRDLAAQSITNSKAILLETEEEAVDLLNQYAAEHLILSVANAEEVSEKIVNAGSIFLGNYTPESCGDYASGTNHTLPTNGYARAYSGVSVDSFVKKITVQNITKEGIGSIGPVVEAMAAAESLDAHKRAVSIRLNSLL, encoded by the coding sequence ATGAATATAATTCCATTTCCTGAAAGAGACCAATGGCCCGCATTGCTGGCCCGCCCCGTTCAGGAAGCACAGGATATTGAAGCGAAAGTAAATCCGATCCTGGAAAAGGTGCGGAAAGAGGGTGATAAAGGCATTAAGGAACTGGCGTTGAAATTTGACAAAACGGTTCTGGATAACATTGCTTTTACCGAAACAGAATTGACTGGCGCTGCTGACAAGCTGGATGAAGCATTGAAGCAAGCGATAGGGCAGGCTTACCAGAACATTTACAAATTTCACGAAGCCCAGCTCCAAGCTCCCGAAAAAATTGAAACGATGCCCGGCGTAACCTGCTGGCGGAAAAGTGTCGGCATTGAGAAGGTCGGCATATACATTCCCGGCGGCTCTGCACCGTTGTTTAGCACTGTGTTAATGTTGGGAATCCCTGCCAGAATCGCGGGTTGCAAAGAGGTTGTGTTATGCACGCCTTCGGATCATCCGGCGATCTTATATGCGGCCCAGTTAGTGGGTGTAACCAAAGCATTCCGGATAGGAGGAGCTCAGGCGATTGCTGCAATGGCTTACGGAACGGAAAGTGTTCCAAAGGTTTACAAGATATTTGGCCCTGGAAATCAATATGTTACTACGGCTAAAATGCTGATCAGCAAAGAAGGCATTGCCATTGATATGCCTGCCGGGCCTTCGGAAGTTGCTGTTTACGCAGATGATACAGCGATCCCAGCGTTTGTTGCGGCAGATCTTTTGTCCCAGGCCGAGCACGGGCCAGACAGCCAGGTGCTGCTCGTTTCGACCAGTAAGAAGCTTTTGGCATCAGTGAACCTGACATTATCCTCACAAATGGACAAGCTTCCCAGACGCGATCTGGCGGCACAATCCATTACTAACAGCAAAGCCATTCTGCTGGAAACAGAGGAAGAGGCAGTTGATCTGTTGAACCAGTATGCAGCAGAACATTTAATTTTAAGTGTTGCAAATGCAGAAGAGGTTTCGGAGAAAATAGTAAATGCCGGTTCGATATTCCTGGGGAATTACACACCTGAGTCATGCGGGGATTACGCGTCCGGAACCAACCACACATTGCCCACAAACGGATACGCCCGTGCGTATAGCGGCGTTTCCGTGGATAGTTTTGTGAAAAAAATTACTGTTCAGAACATTACAAAAGAGGGAATCGGCAGCATTGGCCCGGTCGTAGAAGCCATGGCAGCAGCCGAGTCACTGGATGCCCACAAAAGAGCCGTTAGTATCCGGCTAAATAGTCTTTTGTAA